One Acidobacteriota bacterium DNA window includes the following coding sequences:
- a CDS encoding SpoVR family protein has translation MDKEVIELEKALEQIWDIATNKFGLDPFPTRFEIVPSTVMYEVGSYALPGRYSHWTFGKAYHKMKTMYDFGLSKIYEVVINSNPSYAFLLETNSLLQNKLVIAHVLGHVDFFKHNAYFSQTNRRMVDDAATHARRINEYEFKYGRKVVEEFLDAVLSIEEHIDPNFFIKKQREARKHEEENKRRSPAGPYDELTSAQEREAAAKEEAANRQSEKMEPEKDLVWFILQHSPTLQPWQRDVMSMIHDEMLYFVPQMQTKIMNEGWASYWHARIMRELDLPDHEHIEFADLHSGVVSPHRNQLNPYYLGYKIFEDIERRWDNPTEEEREKLGRKPGEGRAKIFEVRELDNDVSFLRNYLTEELCEELDLFVYELVEEEEWTITEKRWQKVRDQLVANMTNFGYPYIEVTDGDYRGNRELYLHHRFEGAELDVRYARKVLEYVHKLWGRPVHLETVVEDEPRVMHFDGEDHSES, from the coding sequence ATGGACAAAGAAGTCATTGAATTGGAAAAAGCGCTGGAACAGATTTGGGATATTGCGACCAACAAGTTTGGCCTGGATCCATTTCCGACGCGATTCGAAATCGTACCGTCAACTGTGATGTACGAAGTTGGTTCCTACGCCCTGCCAGGACGCTATTCACATTGGACGTTCGGCAAGGCTTATCACAAGATGAAGACGATGTACGATTTCGGGTTGTCCAAAATTTACGAAGTCGTCATCAACTCCAATCCGTCTTACGCGTTTCTGCTGGAAACCAACTCGCTGTTGCAAAACAAATTGGTCATCGCGCACGTGCTGGGTCACGTGGACTTCTTCAAACACAACGCATACTTCTCTCAAACCAATCGCCGAATGGTGGATGACGCAGCGACTCACGCGCGACGCATCAACGAATACGAATTCAAATACGGTCGCAAAGTCGTCGAGGAATTCCTGGACGCAGTGCTTTCCATCGAAGAGCACATTGACCCGAACTTTTTCATCAAAAAACAGCGCGAAGCCAGAAAGCATGAGGAAGAAAACAAACGCCGTTCGCCCGCTGGCCCTTACGACGAACTGACCTCGGCGCAGGAACGCGAAGCCGCCGCCAAGGAAGAAGCCGCCAACCGGCAGAGTGAAAAAATGGAGCCGGAAAAAGACCTGGTCTGGTTCATCCTGCAACATTCGCCGACCTTGCAACCCTGGCAACGCGACGTCATGAGCATGATCCACGACGAAATGCTGTATTTCGTCCCGCAGATGCAAACCAAGATCATGAATGAAGGCTGGGCCAGTTATTGGCACGCGCGCATCATGCGCGAACTGGATTTGCCCGACCATGAACATATTGAATTTGCCGACCTGCATTCCGGCGTCGTGTCTCCGCACCGCAATCAGCTTAATCCATATTATCTGGGTTACAAGATCTTCGAAGACATCGAACGCCGGTGGGACAATCCCACCGAAGAAGAGCGCGAGAAATTGGGACGTAAACCCGGCGAAGGCCGCGCCAAGATTTTTGAGGTTCGCGAACTCGACAACGATGTGTCGTTTTTGCGGAATTACCTGACCGAAGAATTATGCGAAGAATTGGATTTGTTCGTTTATGAATTGGTCGAGGAAGAGGAATGGACGATCACGGAAAAACGCTGGCAAAAAGTCCGCGATCAGTTGGTGGCCAACATGACGAACTTCGGGTATCCCTATATCGAAGTCACCGATGGTGATTATCGCGGCAACCGCGAACTGTATTTGCATCATCGGTTTGAAGGCGCGGAACTCGACGTTCGTTACGCCCGCAAGGTGCTGGAATACGTTCACAAACTCTGGGGCCGTCCCGTTCATTTGGAAACCGTCGTCGAAGACGAACCGCGCGTGATGCACTTCGACGGCGAAGATCACTCGGAAAGTTAG
- a CDS encoding Rrf2 family transcriptional regulator yields the protein MKITSQEEYGLRCILQLAREQQSNTDSNLEPGAMFVRDIADREGLSVAYVEKILWTLSRSGIVESVRGPKGGYRLTRPSSEISLGEVMRVLGGVPSEQEICSQFTGNQDTCVHHSDCGLRPVWTSITDFVNSVFDQVPVSALLTGALDVKFVQITSKNGSRLPLAKSAVPTGTLSS from the coding sequence GTGAAAATTACGTCTCAAGAAGAATATGGGCTGCGCTGCATTTTGCAGTTGGCACGAGAACAGCAAAGCAATACTGACTCCAATCTGGAGCCAGGCGCGATGTTTGTTCGTGACATCGCCGACCGCGAAGGCTTGTCGGTCGCCTATGTCGAAAAAATTCTGTGGACTTTGAGCCGCAGCGGCATTGTCGAAAGCGTTCGCGGACCAAAAGGCGGTTACCGATTGACACGACCCAGTTCGGAAATTTCGCTGGGCGAGGTAATGCGCGTGCTTGGCGGTGTGCCATCTGAGCAGGAAATTTGTTCGCAATTCACTGGGAATCAAGACACTTGCGTGCATCACAGTGATTGTGGATTACGTCCGGTTTGGACCAGCATCACGGATTTCGTCAACAGTGTGTTTGATCAAGTTCCGGTTTCGGCGTTACTGACCGGCGCGCTGGATGTGAAGTTCGTTCAGATCACCAGCAAGAATGGTAGTCGGCTGCCGCTGGCTAAGTCAGCAGTTCCGACTGGAACGTTAAGCAGTTAA
- the sufB gene encoding Fe-S cluster assembly protein SufB, which produces MSTAAVEALANREYKYGFVTDIEAETIPRGLNEDIVRLISAKKNEPEWLLEWRLKAFRHWLTMTEPEWANVNYPKIDYQDIIYYSAPKPKKKLESLDEVDPELLDTFEKLGIPLHEQKLLANVAVDAIFDSVSVATTFKEKLAKEGVIFCSFSEAVRDYPELVKKYLGSVVPYTDNFFATLNSAVFSDGSFCFIPKGVRCPMELSSYFRINNSESGQFERTLIVAEESSYVSYLEGCTAPKFDKNQLHAAVVELVALDNAEIKYSTVQNWYAGDEEGKGGIYNFVTKRGACRGVNSKISWTQVETGSAITWKYPSCILQGDNSIGEFYSVALTNHRQQADTGTKMIHIGKNTRSRIVSKGISAGRSNNSYRGLVKILPKAENARNYSQCDSLLIGRECGANTFPYLEVGNNTAKIEHEASTSKISEEQIFYFNQRGISTEDAVSMIINGFCKEVFRELPMEFAVEATRLLGLKLEGSVG; this is translated from the coding sequence ATGAGCACAGCGGCTGTAGAAGCACTTGCCAATCGAGAATATAAATACGGCTTTGTCACCGACATTGAGGCCGAAACCATTCCGCGTGGGCTGAACGAAGACATCGTTCGCCTGATTTCCGCGAAAAAGAACGAGCCGGAATGGTTGCTGGAATGGCGGCTGAAAGCGTTTCGCCACTGGTTGACGATGACGGAACCGGAATGGGCGAACGTCAATTACCCGAAAATTGATTATCAGGACATCATTTATTACTCCGCGCCGAAGCCGAAGAAGAAGTTGGAAAGTTTGGACGAGGTTGACCCGGAACTGCTCGACACGTTCGAGAAGCTGGGCATCCCGCTTCACGAGCAGAAGCTGCTGGCCAACGTAGCCGTGGACGCAATCTTCGACAGCGTCTCAGTCGCCACAACCTTTAAGGAAAAGCTGGCGAAGGAGGGAGTCATCTTCTGCTCGTTCTCCGAAGCGGTTCGCGATTACCCGGAACTGGTCAAAAAATATCTGGGCTCAGTTGTGCCGTACACCGACAATTTCTTCGCCACGCTGAATTCAGCAGTCTTTTCCGATGGTTCGTTTTGTTTCATTCCGAAAGGCGTCCGATGCCCGATGGAATTGTCGTCTTACTTCCGCATTAACAACTCGGAGTCGGGTCAGTTTGAACGGACGCTAATCGTCGCGGAAGAAAGTAGTTACGTCTCATATCTCGAAGGCTGTACAGCTCCCAAATTCGATAAGAATCAATTGCACGCAGCGGTTGTCGAACTGGTCGCACTGGATAACGCGGAGATCAAATACTCGACGGTACAAAACTGGTACGCGGGCGACGAAGAAGGCAAAGGCGGCATTTACAACTTCGTCACCAAACGCGGCGCGTGTCGCGGCGTCAATTCCAAGATTTCGTGGACGCAGGTCGAAACCGGCTCGGCGATCACCTGGAAATATCCAAGTTGCATTTTGCAGGGAGACAATTCCATCGGCGAGTTTTATTCCGTCGCGCTAACCAACCACAGGCAGCAGGCCGACACCGGCACGAAGATGATTCACATCGGCAAAAACACTCGGAGCCGTATCGTCAGCAAAGGCATTTCCGCCGGACGCTCGAACAACAGCTATCGTGGCCTGGTCAAGATTTTGCCGAAAGCCGAAAACGCGCGGAACTATTCGCAATGCGACAGCTTGCTGATTGGCCGCGAATGTGGGGCAAACACGTTTCCGTATCTGGAAGTCGGCAACAATACCGCCAAGATCGAACACGAAGCTTCAACATCGAAAATCAGCGAAGAGCAAATTTTCTATTTCAATCAGCGCGGCATTTCCACTGAAGACGCCGTTTCGATGATCATCAACGGATTTTGCAAAGAAGTGTTCCGCGAACTGCCGATGGAATTCGCCGTCGAAGCGACGCGCTTGTTGGGGCTGAAGCTGGAAGGCAGCGTCGGTTAG
- a CDS encoding class I SAM-dependent rRNA methyltransferase, with the protein MKRHQELHQAKDTASISPKGVNRIRDGHLWIYRSDVINRPKIETGSVVRVVDNRGRFLAQAHFGAESEITLRLVSKEDTEINREFWRQRLVAAADWRRRVVTDTDAYRLVHAEGDYLPGLIIDRYGDCFVLQTLTRGMDALKPMWVELLVEEFQPRLIIERNDAKVRQLEGLPMINSVLYRSGHVVPPSGGVSNETEPTSSENLPPGGGTTNELLITENGIKFIVDLLEGQKTGAFLDQRENRAVVMNYASGRGLDCFSFHGSFALHLASDCDTVTAIDISEPAIERARRNAELNGVTNIEFVAVNVFDRLREYDDASERFDTIVLDPPAFAKNRASIEGALRGYKEINLRALRLLNPGGVLITCSCSYHVGEELFLEMLMEAARDAGRQVQIVEKRTQSRDHPILLTVPETYYLKCVVLRVME; encoded by the coding sequence ATGAAACGTCATCAAGAACTTCATCAAGCTAAAGACACCGCTAGCATTTCTCCCAAAGGCGTAAACCGCATACGCGACGGGCATTTATGGATTTATCGCAGCGATGTGATCAACCGTCCCAAAATCGAAACCGGCTCCGTCGTTCGCGTCGTGGATAATCGCGGACGCTTTCTGGCCCAGGCGCATTTTGGAGCCGAATCGGAAATTACGCTGCGGCTGGTTTCCAAAGAAGACACTGAAATCAACCGCGAATTCTGGCGGCAACGTTTGGTGGCGGCTGCCGATTGGCGGCGGCGTGTTGTAACCGATACAGATGCCTATCGCCTTGTCCACGCCGAAGGCGATTACCTGCCCGGATTGATCATTGATCGGTATGGCGACTGTTTTGTACTGCAAACCTTGACGCGCGGGATGGACGCGCTGAAACCGATGTGGGTCGAGCTGCTGGTGGAAGAATTTCAGCCGCGTTTGATCATTGAACGCAACGACGCAAAGGTGCGCCAACTGGAAGGTTTGCCGATGATCAATTCGGTGCTTTATCGAAGCGGGCATGTAGTTCCGCCTTCAGGCGGTGTGAGCAATGAAACCGAACCCACTTCCTCAGAAAATTTGCCGCCTGGAGGCGGAACGACGAACGAACTGCTCATCACTGAAAACGGGATCAAGTTCATTGTGGATTTGCTGGAAGGACAAAAAACCGGCGCCTTTCTGGATCAGCGCGAAAACCGAGCCGTCGTGATGAATTACGCCAGCGGGCGGGGGCTGGATTGTTTCAGCTTTCACGGGTCGTTTGCGCTGCATCTGGCCAGCGATTGCGACACGGTGACGGCAATTGATATTTCGGAACCGGCCATCGAACGCGCGCGGCGCAACGCGGAACTGAACGGCGTGACCAACATCGAATTTGTCGCTGTCAACGTGTTCGACCGGCTGCGCGAATATGATGACGCGAGCGAACGCTTTGACACGATCGTGCTTGACCCACCTGCTTTCGCCAAAAATCGAGCTTCCATCGAAGGCGCATTGCGTGGATACAAGGAAATCAATCTGCGCGCGCTCAGGCTCCTGAATCCTGGCGGCGTGTTGATTACCTGTTCCTGTTCCTACCACGTCGGCGAAGAATTGTTTCTGGAAATGCTGATGGAAGCCGCGCGCGACGCCGGTCGCCAAGTTCAAATTGTCGAAAAGCGCACGCAATCCCGCGACCATCCGATTCTGCTGACTGTGCCGGAAACGTACTATTTGAAATGTGTGGTGTTGCGGGTGATGGAATAG
- a CDS encoding RidA family protein encodes MSVTGKLISVEATLPPVPEPAGNYVHAVRTGNLLYLAGKGVLVSGKIGVEFTKEQGYEFARETGLILLAVIKQELGSLRKVKRVVKVLGMVNATPDFGDQPFVINGCSDLFVEVFGDAGRHARSAVGMGSLPHNIPVEIEAIVEVEE; translated from the coding sequence GTGAGTGTTACTGGAAAATTGATCAGCGTGGAAGCGACTTTACCGCCTGTGCCGGAACCCGCGGGAAATTACGTTCACGCAGTCCGCACGGGCAATCTGCTGTATCTGGCAGGCAAAGGTGTGCTCGTCAGCGGAAAGATCGGCGTCGAATTCACCAAAGAGCAAGGTTACGAATTCGCGCGCGAAACGGGGTTGATTCTGCTGGCCGTTATCAAACAGGAGCTTGGGTCGCTGCGAAAAGTGAAACGCGTGGTCAAGGTTTTGGGAATGGTCAACGCCACGCCGGATTTTGGCGATCAACCATTTGTGATCAACGGCTGTTCTGACCTGTTTGTCGAAGTGTTTGGCGACGCCGGTCGTCACGCGCGCTCGGCGGTCGGCATGGGGTCGCTGCCGCACAACATTCCGGTTGAGATTGAAGCGATTGTGGAGGTGGAAGAATAA
- the folK gene encoding 2-amino-4-hydroxy-6-hydroxymethyldihydropteridine diphosphokinase: protein MSQIAYLGLGSNLGDREANLRQAVAALVAGGLQLVAESSVYETDPVDFLDQPRFLNQIVAVTAPHLDPYALMKLCFEVESQLGRQRIIPRAARTIDIDLLLFGDYILDGEYQGIYLTVPHPRMHLRRFVLQPLAEIAPHLVHITSGRTIQQLLDSVADDSAVQIYRP, encoded by the coding sequence ATGAGTCAAATTGCTTATCTTGGATTGGGATCAAACCTTGGCGACCGCGAAGCCAATTTGCGCCAAGCCGTTGCAGCACTGGTGGCAGGAGGGTTGCAACTGGTTGCCGAATCATCGGTTTACGAAACCGACCCGGTGGATTTTTTGGATCAGCCGAGATTTTTGAACCAGATCGTCGCGGTCACTGCGCCACATTTGGATCCTTATGCTCTGATGAAACTCTGCTTTGAGGTTGAGTCACAACTTGGCCGCCAACGCATCATCCCGCGTGCAGCGAGAACTATAGACATTGATTTGCTGTTGTTTGGGGATTACATCCTTGATGGCGAATATCAGGGAATCTACTTAACTGTGCCGCATCCGCGAATGCACCTGCGACGCTTTGTGTTGCAACCGCTGGCAGAAATTGCGCCACACCTTGTCCACATCACTTCGGGCAGGACAATCCAGCAGTTGCTGGATTCCGTCGCCGATGATTCAGCCGTGCAAATTTATCGTCCATAA